A segment of the Synechococcus sp. CBW1002 genome:
CGGCCCCCGGTCGGAGGCTGAGGCCGGCCCGCCTCTTGCGGGCGGTCCAACCACAACCCCCTGGGGCCTGGGTTTCTGATCTTCAAGCAGCGACAGTGTCCTGCGGTCTGGGATGGTTGACCCGCACGACTGTTGGCTGAGCCCAATCGCGAGGTGGCCTGGCCCAGCGGCGTGGATGTTGCGCACGCGCCTGCTCATAGGTCTGCTGACGGACTCTGCAGATCGCGTCAGCTTCTCCGTAGTGACGTTGATTGGGCGTCACATACTTGATGCCGCTGTGACGATGCTCAGCGTTGTACCAGTCAACAAAACCATCGACCCAGGCACGCACTGAGAGAAGATCCCGGAAACGACGCACTGGATAGCTCTGGTGATATTTCATGGTTCGGAACCATGACTCAACGTAGGCGTTGTCATTGCTCACCCGCGGCCGCGAGAATGACAGGGAGATGCCGAGCTCGGCCAGCTTGGCGGCCAAGGTGTAGGAGCGCATGGGTGCTCCGTTATCGGCGTGCAGGATCGTGGTCGACCCCGAGCTGATCCCTTCATCACGGCAGACACGATCAAAGAAGTGCTTGGCCAGTTCGCCGCATTCACGATCGTGCACCTCAACGCCAAGGATGCGCCGGCTCCACACATCCATCACCATATAAAGGTAGTAGAATTGACCCTTCACAGGCCCCGGCAACAGGGTGATATCCCAGGCCAGCACTTGATGGATGCCCGTTGCCTCCAGCACGGGTGGCTCTCTTGGCTCCCGCGGTGGGCGGCTCCTGCCGCGATGATTTAACAGGCCTTCCTGGCGCATGATGCGGTAAATCGTTGACTCCGATCCCACGTAGACTCCCTCCTCGGCAAGGATCGCCACGATCTGACCAGGCGTGAGATCGGCAAAGCGTGGATCGTTGACAGTGGACAACACCTGTTGGCGCTCCTCCTCGCTGAAACGATGCATGACATGCCTGGACGCTCCCTTGCGTTGATCGCAGCTGAATCCCTGGGTCCGAATCATCAAGCCCCATCGCCTCAGCGTGCGTGTCGCCAGGCCGAAAAGATCAGCAATGGCCTTGGCCGAAAGGCCACGACTGATGCCTTCCTGTAGAAGCGCGACGATCGCACCGCGATCGCCAGACGGAATCAAGGATCCTCGTCCGGTTGAAAGATCTGGTTGAACTTTTTTGAGAGCATCAACAACGTCGCCGCTTCTGTCAGTGCTTTTTCTTTCTTCTGCAATTCACGCTCCAGCTGGCGATTCCGCCGGACCAGTTCCTGATTCTTGCGTTGCAGTTCCCGCTGATCAGCCATGCTCGGCGCGCTGGGGCCATTGGCATCCTCGGCGGCCTGGCGCCAACGGGCAACCTGCTTGGGGTACAGCCCCCGCTCCCTGCAGAACGACCCGAGCTCGCTTCCGTTCAGTCCTGCGGCCTGGATCACGGCTGCCAGCTTGTCGGCAGCGCTCCACTGCTCCGGCGGCCGGTTCGTGGCAGGCACCAGCTGGCCCTGCTTCTGCCACTGGCTCCGCCAGTTGTAGATGGTCTGCGCCGTGATCCCGGTGTCGCGGGCGATCTCAGCCACGCTCTCAAGGTTCGGAGGGCTCATCCGCAGGCGGACGGCTTCCCGCAGAGCGGCGTCATAGGGCGGTTGCATAGTCGTCGGTTGGGCCCCCAGGTGG
Coding sequences within it:
- a CDS encoding IS3 family transposase, encoding MIPSGDRGAIVALLQEGISRGLSAKAIADLFGLATRTLRRWGLMIRTQGFSCDQRKGASRHVMHRFSEEERQQVLSTVNDPRFADLTPGQIVAILAEEGVYVGSESTIYRIMRQEGLLNHRGRSRPPREPREPPVLEATGIHQVLAWDITLLPGPVKGQFYYLYMVMDVWSRRILGVEVHDRECGELAKHFFDRVCRDEGISSGSTTILHADNGAPMRSYTLAAKLAELGISLSFSRPRVSNDNAYVESWFRTMKYHQSYPVRRFRDLLSVRAWVDGFVDWYNAEHRHSGIKYVTPNQRHYGEADAICRVRQQTYEQARAQHPRRWARPPRDWAQPTVVRVNHPRPQDTVAA
- a CDS encoding transposase, which codes for MQPPYDAALREAVRLRMSPPNLESVAEIARDTGITAQTIYNWRSQWQKQGQLVPATNRPPEQWSAADKLAAVIQAAGLNGSELGSFCRERGLYPKQVARWRQAAEDANGPSAPSMADQRELQRKNQELVRRNRQLERELQKKEKALTEAATLLMLSKKFNQIFQPDEDP